One Georgenia wutianyii DNA segment encodes these proteins:
- a CDS encoding GntR family transcriptional regulator: MKYLTVREHLRSLIAEELGVGDAIPSERELCGQFGVSRMTVRQAVDALVVEGLLERVQGRGTFVAQPKVDLQLRLASFPEEMRRRGMEPDLRVLAAELTAATPQLAAALELPVGADVYYLRRLRLADGLPMAVEQNWVPAALVPDLLEPEPASSVYDALAERELAPTWGEDVIEAVQLDEEVAGHLGISPGAAGLQIRRRTFSGDLAVDYGVSVYRGDRYSLWVPVSAPGPTLVPSRRRLAAVVGTRNEPNPKEGLA; encoded by the coding sequence ATGAAGTACCTGACGGTGCGGGAACACCTGCGCTCGCTCATCGCCGAGGAGCTCGGCGTCGGTGACGCCATCCCCTCCGAGCGTGAGCTGTGCGGGCAGTTCGGGGTCTCCCGAATGACCGTCCGCCAGGCTGTGGACGCCCTCGTCGTCGAGGGTCTCCTCGAACGCGTCCAGGGGCGTGGGACCTTCGTCGCCCAGCCCAAGGTCGACCTCCAGCTCCGGCTCGCCTCCTTCCCCGAGGAGATGCGGCGCCGGGGCATGGAGCCGGACCTGCGCGTGCTCGCCGCCGAGCTCACCGCCGCTACCCCCCAGCTGGCCGCGGCGCTCGAGCTGCCCGTCGGGGCCGACGTCTACTACCTGCGCCGCCTGCGGCTGGCCGACGGGCTGCCGATGGCGGTGGAGCAGAACTGGGTGCCCGCCGCGCTCGTGCCCGACCTCCTCGAGCCGGAGCCCGCGTCGAGCGTCTACGACGCGCTCGCCGAGCGCGAGCTCGCCCCGACGTGGGGAGAGGACGTCATCGAGGCGGTCCAGCTGGACGAGGAGGTTGCCGGGCACCTCGGGATCAGCCCCGGCGCCGCCGGGCTGCAGATCCGCCGCCGCACCTTCTCTGGGGATCTGGCCGTGGACTACGGCGTGTCGGTGTACCGCGGTGACCGATACTCGCTGTGGGTCCCGGTCAGCGCGCCCGGTCCCACCCTGGTGCCCTCCCGGCGTCGTCTCGCCGCGGTGGTCGGTACCCGGAACGAACCGAACCCGAAGGAGGGACTGGCGTGA
- a CDS encoding PTS transporter subunit EIIB — MKDIHAILAGLGGIDNIRELESCITRLRVEVEDPQQVDPDALRAAGAHGSLQRGRIVQVVVGPELDALLGDLSEEAWRRSDDA; from the coding sequence GTGAAGGACATCCACGCGATCCTCGCCGGCCTGGGCGGCATCGACAACATTCGCGAGCTCGAGTCCTGCATCACCCGCCTTCGCGTCGAGGTCGAGGACCCCCAGCAGGTCGACCCCGACGCGCTGCGTGCGGCCGGGGCGCACGGCTCGCTCCAGCGGGGGCGCATCGTCCAGGTCGTCGTCGGCCCCGAGCTCGACGCCCTCCTCGGGGACCTGAGCGAGGAGGCGTGGCGCCGCTCCGACGACGCCTGA
- a CDS encoding glucose PTS transporter subunit EIIB, whose translation MSKAESILAALGGDENIVDLEACITRIRVEVEDSSKVDEAALRAAGAFGVVQQGNAIQVVVGPEADNIVEDIEDLR comes from the coding sequence ATGAGCAAGGCAGAGTCCATCCTCGCGGCCCTCGGTGGCGACGAGAACATCGTCGACCTCGAGGCGTGCATCACCCGGATCCGTGTCGAGGTCGAGGACTCGAGCAAGGTCGACGAGGCCGCGCTGCGCGCCGCCGGGGCCTTCGGCGTCGTCCAGCAGGGCAACGCCATCCAGGTCGTCGTGGGCCCCGAGGCCGACAACATCGTCGAGGACATCGAGGACCTTCGGTGA
- a CDS encoding PTS sugar transporter subunit IIA — MTVRVLAPVAGTVVAMSDVPDPVFAGSIVGPGIAVEPEGDGQVDVLAPVAGTIVKLHPHAFVILTAEGKGVLVHLGLDTVQLEGEGFILHAQEKDTVSEGQLLVSWSPAEVKAGGRSPVSPVVALEGAADSLTLAVEPGAHVAAGDDLFTWE; from the coding sequence GTGACGGTGCGCGTCCTCGCGCCGGTCGCGGGCACCGTCGTCGCCATGTCCGACGTGCCCGACCCCGTCTTCGCGGGCTCGATCGTCGGCCCCGGCATCGCGGTCGAGCCCGAGGGGGACGGTCAGGTCGACGTCCTGGCCCCCGTCGCCGGCACCATCGTCAAGCTTCACCCGCACGCCTTCGTCATCCTCACCGCGGAGGGCAAGGGCGTCCTGGTCCACCTCGGCCTGGACACCGTCCAGCTCGAGGGCGAAGGGTTCATCCTGCACGCCCAGGAGAAGGACACCGTCAGCGAGGGACAGCTGCTCGTCAGCTGGAGCCCCGCGGAGGTCAAGGCCGGCGGTCGGTCCCCGGTGAGCCCCGTCGTCGCGCTCGAGGGCGCGGCGGACTCCCTCACGCTCGCGGTCGAGCCCGGCGCGCACGTCGCGGCCGGAGACGACCTGTTCACCTGGGAGTGA
- a CDS encoding HAD family hydrolase — protein MRTVEDLRLRVGTFLRRPGAAVLLDLDGTLVDSEPMQRAAFHAYFASRGWDVGHEVVGQFMGRRGHESFAAIDGPWRGEDPRELTAAVLSHLDHEANPPVAVPGAAEAIRGWRAAGLPVSLVTSAFRSWAEEALELLGVADLGVRLVTAEDTPVGKPQPAPFLLGAERLGVDPADCLAAEDSVAGIASARGAGVGFVVGVTTSLGHDVLAQAGADAVVPDLTLLAPTP, from the coding sequence GTGAGGACCGTCGAGGACCTGCGGCTCCGGGTCGGCACCTTCCTGCGCCGGCCCGGTGCCGCCGTGCTGCTCGACCTCGACGGCACGCTCGTCGACTCCGAGCCGATGCAGCGCGCTGCCTTCCACGCCTACTTCGCCTCCCGGGGCTGGGACGTCGGCCATGAGGTCGTGGGCCAGTTCATGGGGCGGCGCGGGCACGAGTCCTTCGCCGCCATCGACGGGCCGTGGCGCGGGGAGGACCCGCGGGAGCTCACCGCTGCCGTGCTCTCCCACCTCGACCACGAGGCCAACCCGCCGGTCGCCGTCCCGGGCGCCGCGGAGGCCATTCGCGGGTGGCGGGCAGCCGGCCTCCCGGTCTCGCTCGTGACCTCGGCGTTCCGCTCGTGGGCCGAGGAGGCGCTCGAGCTGCTCGGCGTCGCCGACCTCGGGGTCCGGCTCGTCACGGCGGAGGACACGCCCGTCGGCAAGCCGCAGCCCGCGCCGTTCCTCCTGGGCGCCGAACGGCTCGGGGTCGACCCGGCCGACTGCCTGGCCGCCGAGGACTCGGTCGCCGGGATCGCCTCCGCCCGTGGCGCCGGCGTCGGGTTCGTCGTCGGCGTGACGACGAGCCTGGGCCACGACGTCCTCGCCCAGGCCGGAGCCGACGCCGTCGTCCCCGACCTCACCCTCCTCGCACCCACCCCCTGA
- the pepN gene encoding aminopeptidase N has protein sequence MPGENLTRQEAADRAATVAVESYDVDLDLTRGDRIFASRTRITFTATPGASTFVDLIADAVHEIELNGRQVDPRAWDGARVAVEGLAERNELVVVADCRYMHTGEGLHRFVDPVDDEVYLYSQFEVADSRRVFAVFEQPDLKAEFRFSVRAPKHWTVVSNSPTPEPQAADGDESAAVWHFAPTPRISSYITAIVAGPYHRVTGELTSSDGRTIPLGVFCRASLAEHLDAENVMDITRAGFAFFEKTFDRPYPFEKYDQLFVPEFNAGAMENAGAVTFLENYVFRSKVPEATVERRVVTILHELAHMWFGDLVTMRWWNDLWLNESFAEYMSTLATAEATEWTEAWTTFSSLEKGWAYRQDQLPSTHPIVAEINDLEDVEVNFDGITYAKGASVLKQLVAWVGREEFLAGVRRYFAKHEWGNTELRDLLTELEATSGRDLTAWSQVWLERAGVTLLRPELTTDDDGVITSFVVTQEVPEEYPVQRPHRLVIGGYDVVERDGATRLERVLRVETDVDGARTEIPELVGRPRPALILLNDEDLAYAKVRLDEDSLRTAVEHLAHFEDSLARSLIWAAAWDMTRDGELPAREYIELVLRNVGAQTDSTVLLVLLRQLGLALRGYSAPESRAELTPRVADRLWEIAQAAEAGSDSQLQLVRAFAHEAVTESQLDTVAGLLDGTTTLPGLAVDTDLRWALLTSLAAGGRAGEEEIAAESRRDNTAAGRQAAARAGAIIPTREAKEQVWESVVDSERLPNALQNAVVDGFTDVHDPALLVPFVDRYFDSLERVWAERTNEMAQTVVTGMYPFPLAGLADVHGVDLLARTDEWLAAHPDAAPALRRLVSEDRDAVRRALAAQAADRTTQP, from the coding sequence GTGCCCGGAGAGAACCTCACCCGTCAGGAGGCCGCGGACCGCGCCGCGACCGTCGCCGTCGAGAGCTACGACGTCGACCTCGACCTCACCCGGGGGGACCGGATCTTCGCCTCGCGCACGCGGATCACCTTCACCGCGACGCCGGGGGCGAGCACCTTCGTCGACCTCATCGCCGACGCCGTCCACGAGATCGAGCTCAACGGCCGCCAGGTCGACCCCCGCGCCTGGGACGGCGCGCGCGTCGCTGTCGAGGGCCTTGCCGAGCGCAACGAGCTCGTCGTCGTCGCCGACTGCCGCTACATGCACACCGGCGAGGGCCTGCACCGCTTCGTCGACCCGGTCGACGACGAGGTCTACCTCTACAGCCAGTTCGAGGTCGCCGACTCCCGGCGCGTGTTCGCCGTCTTCGAGCAGCCCGACCTCAAGGCCGAGTTCCGCTTCAGCGTGCGCGCCCCCAAGCACTGGACCGTCGTGTCCAACTCCCCGACCCCCGAGCCGCAGGCCGCGGACGGCGACGAGAGCGCCGCCGTCTGGCACTTCGCCCCGACGCCGCGGATCTCCAGCTACATCACGGCGATCGTCGCCGGCCCCTACCACCGGGTCACCGGCGAGCTCACGAGCTCCGACGGCCGGACCATCCCCCTCGGCGTGTTCTGCCGCGCGTCGCTCGCCGAGCACCTCGACGCCGAGAACGTCATGGACATCACCCGGGCCGGCTTCGCGTTCTTCGAGAAGACGTTCGACCGCCCCTACCCGTTCGAGAAGTACGACCAGCTCTTCGTCCCCGAGTTCAACGCCGGCGCGATGGAGAACGCGGGCGCCGTCACCTTCCTGGAGAACTACGTCTTCCGCTCCAAGGTCCCCGAGGCCACCGTCGAGCGGCGCGTCGTCACCATCCTCCACGAGCTCGCCCACATGTGGTTCGGCGACCTCGTGACCATGCGGTGGTGGAACGACCTGTGGCTCAACGAGTCCTTCGCCGAGTACATGTCCACCCTCGCCACCGCCGAGGCCACCGAGTGGACCGAGGCGTGGACCACCTTCTCCTCCCTGGAGAAGGGCTGGGCCTACCGGCAGGACCAGCTCCCCTCCACGCACCCGATCGTCGCGGAGATCAACGACCTCGAGGACGTCGAGGTGAACTTCGACGGCATCACCTACGCCAAGGGCGCCTCGGTGCTCAAGCAGCTCGTCGCCTGGGTGGGACGCGAGGAGTTCCTCGCCGGCGTGCGCCGGTACTTCGCCAAGCACGAGTGGGGCAACACCGAGCTGCGCGACCTGCTCACCGAGCTCGAGGCGACCAGCGGCCGCGACCTCACCGCCTGGTCCCAGGTGTGGCTCGAGCGCGCGGGCGTCACCCTGCTGCGGCCCGAGCTGACGACCGACGACGACGGCGTCATCACCTCCTTCGTCGTCACCCAGGAGGTGCCCGAGGAGTACCCCGTCCAGCGCCCGCACCGCCTCGTCATCGGCGGGTACGACGTCGTCGAGCGCGACGGCGCCACCCGCCTGGAGCGCGTGCTGCGCGTCGAGACCGACGTCGACGGCGCGCGGACCGAGATCCCCGAGCTCGTCGGGCGTCCGCGCCCGGCGCTCATCCTCCTCAACGACGAGGACCTCGCCTACGCGAAGGTCCGCCTGGACGAGGACTCGCTGCGCACCGCCGTCGAGCACCTCGCCCACTTCGAGGACTCCCTCGCCCGCTCCCTCATCTGGGCGGCGGCCTGGGACATGACCCGTGACGGCGAGCTGCCGGCCCGCGAGTACATCGAGCTCGTGCTGCGCAACGTCGGAGCCCAGACCGACTCCACCGTCCTGCTCGTCCTGCTGCGCCAGCTCGGTCTCGCGCTGCGCGGCTACAGCGCGCCGGAGAGTCGCGCCGAGCTCACCCCGCGGGTCGCCGACCGGCTGTGGGAGATCGCGCAGGCCGCCGAGGCTGGATCGGACAGCCAGCTCCAGCTCGTCCGGGCGTTCGCCCACGAGGCGGTGACCGAGTCCCAGCTCGACACCGTCGCCGGCCTGCTCGACGGCACGACGACGCTGCCCGGCCTGGCCGTGGACACCGACCTGCGCTGGGCGCTGCTCACCTCCCTCGCGGCCGGCGGGCGCGCGGGTGAGGAGGAGATCGCCGCGGAGTCCCGTCGCGACAACACCGCCGCCGGGCGTCAGGCCGCCGCGCGGGCCGGGGCCATCATCCCGACGCGCGAGGCCAAGGAGCAGGTGTGGGAGTCGGTCGTCGACTCCGAGCGACTGCCGAACGCCCTCCAGAACGCCGTCGTCGACGGGTTCACCGACGTCCACGACCCGGCGCTGCTCGTGCCGTTCGTCGACCGCTACTTCGACTCCCTCGAGCGGGTGTGGGCCGAGCGGACCAACGAGATGGCCCAGACCGTCGTCACGGGCATGTACCCGTTCCCGCTCGCGGGGCTGGCCGACGTCCACGGCGTCGACCTCCTCGCCCGGACCGACGAGTGGCTCGCCGCCCACCCCGACGCCGCGCCCGCGCTGCGCCGGCTGGTGAGCGAGGACCGCGACGCCGTCCGCCGTGCCCTCGCCGCCCAGGCCGCCGACCGCACCACCCAGCCCTGA